In the genome of Anaerolineales bacterium, the window CGCGGGACGAAGAACGGCTGCGACAGCGGTCATTGCGGGGCCTGCACCGTCATCCTCAATGGCAAGGCGACTCGCGCGTGCCTGGTGCGCATGTCGAAGGTGGGCGGCGCCAACGTGCAGACCGTCGAGGGGCTGGCGACTGCAGGCAGGCTTCACCCGCTGCAGCGCGCCTTCATCGAACACGGCGCGGTTCAATGCGGC includes:
- a CDS encoding 2Fe-2S iron-sulfur cluster-binding protein, giving the protein MPRTHLESGAQPLVVSLRVNGREVIADVPADLSLMDFLRERLELRGTKNGCDSGHCGACTVILNGKATRACLVRMSKVGGANVQTVEGLATAGRLHPLQRAFIEHGAVQCG